Sequence from the Hylaeus volcanicus isolate JK05 chromosome 1, UHH_iyHylVolc1.0_haploid, whole genome shotgun sequence genome:
AACGATAATGAAAAAGTTTGCTTTATGAATCATTCCACCAGCACTCGTGCGTAAGCTCTTCTAATTTACTTCCGAGAACAGATTTGGATTAATCTTAAGATCTGTATCtcaatttataatactttttcgTAAGAAGAATACTTTTATGAGAGCATTCTatgcatattttcatttttaatttaaaatgtgtaatttacagttttatattttcgcaGGAAACTTGTCCAAGTGTCTGCCCTATTAATCATGGTTCGTCTATCTGGGTACCTGTAGCTGATCCTTGGATATCCCGAAGAACGTAAAGTCCTCGTCGTAGACAGGGTCCCTGGTGTTTCTCAGGACCCTCGTCTTCACTTGGTGCTTTTTATCGGGCAGCAGCTTCAATTTAACATAAGGATCGCTGGTGGCGTTCTGCTCCCTAGCTGGCAGCCCTTTGCAATTAACCACGGTCACTCCAAGTGCGTTCTGCTCGCTTATGTACCGCAGCTTGAACATCAGCTGGCCCAAGTTGTCCTTGTTGTTCTCCGACGTGTGATTCTTCTCGCTTATGCACCGCAACTTGAACACCAGCTGGCCCAGGTTGTCCTTGTTGTTTTCCGAGGTGTGGTTCTTCTCGCGTTCTACCTTCTCGTTATTCTCGATTTCTGCCTTGTCGCGTTCATTCGCGATGGTCAGGGTGACATCACCCGAAGGCGTTTGAGCCGGTGTGCCTGCAATTGACGAACAAACAAACCACGTCCAATCATCGGGAAATTGAATAAGTTCGTTATCGATGAACCGTTTTGGAAACATTGAGGATCGTTTGGACGATGGGTACCGAAAATGGAGGAGGTTATTCTGGGAAATTATTACTGGGGAGGCACATGGTGGACGATATTTGAGGAAACGAGGCTCTTGTATAGGTTTCTAGGTGTCTGGGATGCTGGTGTTTGTGAGGAATTGTATCGaggatatatatttttaaactggTGATCGAAGAGCGGTTTAATTGGGGGAAATGAATTTGTGATATGGTTGCCTTCGGCAGATGAAGTATAGAACTATAATAATAGAATGTTGACGCATTGATTGTCATGGCGGTGACCACTCATCCACATCCTTCCGAAACTCTCGTGACTAATTATTCCTGACACTTCTAAGCTTCTGCATACGTTACGTTTAAAACGCAGTAAAGGAATAAGTATAcgaatatttccattttactCATTTTAATTCAAACGTCGAGGACACTCTTCGGTCATGAAAAGTCACGTTaaatagttaataaaattcctgaaaatgataattatcAGAAAGGTGCAAGAGGTTCTCACCTGAGCCCTGAGGAGTCCTTGGCTGCGAGTAGGGATTCGACGATTGCGACCCAGTAGGACTTGGCGTCTGCCCCCCGGAGCCTGGGGGGCTCTTGGCTGGTCCCGTGGGACTTGGACTCTTCTTCAGATAGTGGCTGGTGCTGCCAGGACTCTTAACCGCCTTTGGTTTTCTGTGGGGAGGTCTGAACGCCAAGGACTTGTCGGAATTCAGCTTGGTGTGCTCGCGACGTCGTCGACAGAGCCACCAGGTCATCGCGACGGCGCAAAGTAGACAAGCGGCGCCGATGCATAGCACCACTACCGTTGTCGTCGACACTGGAATTGcgcgtattatttttttttctcttcagaTCCATTTACTCTCGTCGAGGACTACGAGTTTCCACGCGATTACCCGTTGGAAACGTCGCGATTGCGATTCGTACGATAATTTTATCCTTTTCCCTtgataaattcgaataatttagataaatatcattgaaattaatttacgaacATATTTGCCAAATATTCTGCACGTCAATTTCCCTGTGGCCAGTGCCATTGTTGCTCGCGACTATGAAAAGGATATTCTATTTATGTATTCGTTTCATGAGCGCGCAAGAAACGACTCGGTTAATTACACATTCAAATCGTTTACCTTGGAGAAAGgaattttcttcttgaaaGTAAACGACGGATGCTTGAAAAGAGACTCGAGAACCTTTCGCAGAGCAAATTTGCAATTCTAGGTATTGCTCGATGCTGTTTTACCTGAATAGTCGCGAAAATGCCAGCTCGGACTATCAGAGAACACGATGTGATATGGTAATGGGCACACAGTGGGGTATTAAGCGACGGTGTAACGTTGAAATGGAACGTCGAGAAAATTCTAACTTGGCTATTCTGTTTTAACATCGTCTCAAAAGTGGCCAATGTTCTTATTtgcatacaaatttcaaacgaagaaTAAAAGATGGACTCTGTTTGAATGGATGGATTCtgtttttgcaataacaaaatatgccTGTCAGCGTTGTCATAGCTGACATATTAgcataaatatagaaaatgattgGTCTGTTTACTCGACAGAGTGTGGACGCTCGAGTGTCGAGCAATTAGGGGTTGGATGAGTCACGGGTCGAATGCCAAAAACCACCACATGGTCTGGGGCCTCGACACATAACCGTGGAAGGGAATCATCGTTCGTTGGAATTACCCGAATGACGCTAAGTCTCGGTGGCTGGGTCTCGTTAAGGTGGATCTGCATAATTGCAtacttttacttaaatttcGTACGTATCTTATCGCAGTCTGTATACTTTTTCCTCGGCCTGGTTCATGCTTCTGTGCagtcgaaacaaattttcttttagccATAACAGTGACAACATTAACGACACTCATAGAAGTGGTTCgagtgaaatgaatttttctaacaaaatGTCACAGAgataattacatttctatgatctgtaaattatttagtatttaatacTGTAAGTCACCGATAACTGACGTGGCGCTTAAAGTGCCAACGGACATACGTCGACTCcatgtaaaagaaactttcataCGAGCTTTTGGTGTAGGGAAAGTAGTTCCAGTACCTTCTTAATagtcagaaaaaagaaaacgtaatgTTCTTTAATATCAAATACTGTTGGTGCAACATTTTTCATGCAAAAGGGACGGTTAGGTCCGAAGCATTGACGTCCAGCAAGGGTTAAGAGCGATGTTGGCTAAGCCCTGAAGTGCTTTCGTTAGTGTCGGATCGATGCATCCATAAACAAAGCAGATCAGGGGACCCTCATGACATTCGAGCCCATAGGAAGCCAAACCGATCAACCCTTTTTAAATCACTCGATTGGAAAAAAGCTTCGCGAAGCAATATCGAAACAAAGCTTGAAACACGCCTTCTTTACTGTTTATTTCACGGAGTTGGCAAGTTTGACCTCTTGGGGGATCGTTTACAAGATGGTCTCGTCGTATAGTTGCACCAAGTGACGGAAGGGTGCATCGGTTCGTGATATTCAGCCACAGGCTCGTAATTTCACAACTGTTGGAATTCCAACACCAACGAAAGCACTCAGGAAGTGCTTCACTTCCAAAATTCACTTCCAAATCTCGAAATTACGTAGTTACACCCTTCTGGCACCGAACCACCGTCCTCCTGATTTTATTTAGGTTCGGAGGATTTGGTTTGCCTACGAGGCAACCAATTTCTAAACGTAGAAAATCAAGAAAGCGAGCAGCAGAAAGCGCAGAAATGAAGAGACTCGAGGGAAACCGATCTGAACCGCTGGAAGAGACCCTGAGGATTCGAGGTAATTGAGACAACCAATTTCtaaacgttgaaaattaacaaagctAGCTAAAGAAAGTGTAGAAATGAAGAAACCCTGAACGATCCTCAGTCGTCCTGCAGGACCACCGTAACAGCTGTCCACTGGGATCATAGGGCCAACGATCGCCTGGATCGAGGAACCGATCGCTATCATCGAACAAAACCGGTTAAACGCAACCGTGAATGACGTTCCAGCGATTGCACCATGGTGCAATCGTCGTGAACTGGAATCGTCCACGCGGGGGTCGATGTTGCTCCTCGATCGGCTTCGCGGGGGCTCGGCTGTGTGAAAAATGAGGATATCGCGATGACGAACTACACTCACCCGAATCGACGCCGACGGGTCGAATAAGAGGTCCGTCCTCCGTCACTCCTCCGACCATGTTTGGCCACGTTTCGCTCACGTTATTTGGACGCTTTTATCCGCGTATGTCACACGGCCACGGCGCACTGAACGAATATTTACGGTGTGCGGACCGTTGGTGGTATTCCGTGGCGACCATCGGACGAAATGCTCGATCAATAGTAACGGCGTGAGCTTGCGCGGAATACGCGCTTCTGGAGAGGAaccaacgacgacgacgacgacgacgacggcgacgacgacaacgacgacgctGGAGACGATGTTGTACGTCGGTGAACGGTTGGGGGAAGGGGTGCACCCGCAGGTAACTAGGATTAGAGATCAATCTTCTGCGCTGGAATTtttctaagaatttttttaagaattttctttttaattattattattttatgctttTCTTTAACTTATCGTACGTTTGGTACAAATAGTGATGAATTAAGTAACATTCGTTCACTATGAGACTTTGCAAACAAGAGCATTCTAGATCATAGATACAATGTATAggataaaactaaaaaatttcacgaatctTACTATTTATGGAGATttgcaaattttgtattgtaaattatatgCAAAGACGCGAATCATGAGCGTATCTAATAGATCAACAAGTATAAGAACACAATAAAGAATTTCAGGGCAAAAGGAGAATATTTCGAATCCCTCGAATCGTCGAGGGAAAAGGGGTGTTCGCAGGTACGTGGATCCCAGGGTAGGTGACAATGCACCCATGGAAGGTGCATCTCTGGACGAATCGATGCGCTATCGAGGCGAAGCTAGTCTCGCGTGCCAAAACTGGtcccataaataaataacccGACATTTTTTCGCATGATGTGGGTGGCTAACAGAgaaattctatgaaaattcTATGAAACGTTGATggtgatattttaaaatataattgtacgGAAACGATACACTTGTAGTTATAGAATCGCAATACAGCTCTCAATTACAAGTGTGAttgcgataaataaattgtgtttATTTACATAGCTGAATTCGCAACGGAACAAAttgtcaaaaaataatttttgtcgGACGGGTAGTAGATAATcaatctatatttatatttgggCGTGGACTACGGTGCAATGGACCCTTCTACGTGAAATCGACTTGTCTAGTTGAGTAGATGTCGATTTTgtcgaataaactgtaaacaaGAATAACATTGTTGGAAACGTGTCGTGTAATAATCCCCTAACGTAAAATCTAATCGAATGTCGgacaaaaatgatataataatcatttaatatataccGTATAATTCATACCATTtgtgttatataaaaaaatgaaatcctgAAGCCCCTCGTTAAAATGACCTAGAACTCATTAACCCCTTGGTGTTCttaatcataatatttttttaagtatactGTCTACTGTAACATGTTATTTAAGAGGGGAAAGTTTACGAGGGCGTCAAAGCCAAAAGTTGTTACTTCAATCCCCTTCGGAGTGGACGCGAACCCGAGTTCTGTTTTGAATTATCGATCTACATTAAAGGCAATGCGCGGAAGATAATTCATCCATGAGTCATCTGTTACCCTGAAGCATCTAATTGGGTGGACAAGTTAGCATACGTATGACGAAAAGGTACGCGAAACAAGTTCAATCAAGAATAGATCGAGATTGCATTCCCAATTAAAAATCCTTTATTCATCGATCACGACGAAACCATCGCAATTCGTCGAAAATTAGGTATTTTCGTTACAATTCTATTCGTATCGAAGCTATCGAACTTCATGTCTTTCAACAGGAAATTCTAAATCGGTCACCTTTCGCGAATTCTCCAGCTTCGAATGATTAATGAGTTTCAAATATGGACTCCCGTTCGAACGACATTTACGTCCAAATTGAAACGCTGGTAAAAGATATCGAATACGTGTTAGTACACCTGGTATATACCGTGACACGTTATTAACTTTCTCGTTTATCCGGACAGGCTCGTATTTTGTTCCTGGAAAATATGTACGACGATGTTCGAAGAAGAGGTATACTTCTGTGAAAGATGCAGCGCGTGCATGCAACATCCACTTGTACTTTTCAAACGAGTTGACATCgccgaaatgaaaaatgacgaGTACAGTTCCGAAGCTTTCAACGAAATAGTCGTCGAAGCAATGaattctaaaagaaaattagttGTCTAACATTAGAAACGAAGCTTAGGTAAACGAGAAAgattgaaacaaaacaaatccACGTCGTGATTGTATCGATcaagagaaaattgtttctcggAGATGTAGCATcaatcgattcgaaacgaacGTCTTCGTGATTGGTTTCTGGTGTGATGGACGTTCGTAGACCAAAGTAAGCACACGTGTGCACTAGGAATATTGAGATAATAAACCATAAATATTGATACAGTGGATCCTCGATTTTCTAAACTTTAACACGATCTAAACGATTTAACATAATTGAATGATAAGTGAATGCACTTCAGTGACAAtcgtaataaaagtaaacgaacGATAATGGCGTTAGCTGTGCGAATAGAGTCTGTTCAGCAAACGGAGTGACTCTGACCCTACTTTCGCGGTTACGCGTTAAGCATAGCCAAAGAGTTATCATCGCTCGCCTTTTGTCCATTGCATCATCGCTATCTTATCCGTTATTCGTCCATGACGTCATGCGACATGAACGGAGTATGCGCGTTTCGGTTTCTGATATCACCGCGGATCCATCCGAAAGCATGGTTTTCCTGAGCGCATGTTTACCTGTGATCAACCAATGGCACTACGGGAACCTTGTTACGTCATTACCGGTACACCATTCATAGAGGACATTTCAAAAGTGATGGACAcgattttaaatatagaatattattcgttTAAGATATTATGAATTTAGAATACTAATTATGCAACGAGGTTCTGTTTCATTTACTTAgtcgaaatacaaaaatgagcAAACTTTATGAGGGATATTTTTAgtagaaattaaacattatgaAAAACTTGAAAGAGTCTGTAAGTCTGAGTGCTACGAGGTCTGCGTCAGCTGGTGTCTGCGCAGAAGACAGATATCGAGTGGTTTGTAGCGTGGACTGGTAGGAACGATCAGCAGAGTATCAGACCGGCTTTACGAGCGGCTCGATATAGCCAGACGGTGTGTGCGCCTGTCGTGGAACGCGAAAAGGCAGCTATTCCGCTCGACGGGTCCGACGCGAGtggaataattaatcgaataccGCGCGAGGCATCTACGCGAGTGTATTTTCTTCGAACATGGGCCTCAAAGATTTTCGGATAACCTTCGACAATCCTTGGAGCACCTACTCGCCAGGACAAACGGTCAGCGGAAATATCATCGTCGTGTTAGACAGTACGAAGAAGATTCGCGGTACGTTGTACCTGTAATCACGATTTTTCCTCGTGGGAATGACTCATTTGATTAGTGGCTGTAATTTGCACGCTGGCAAAATTCAACGATCGACAGGTGTCACATAATATTATTGATCCAAGCGTATTTCGCGGGGATCTCTCGTGCCAGATCGCGATGTACCCACTCGAGCGTAAGGAGAATGTGCTGCATTCCGTGATCATAGGAAACACGCGTCGATAGTTGCATGTTTCATTCtggatatattttatattttctcccGGGGCCATTTTAGTTAACGAACGGGGTGAAAAATTATCTCCTTGGTTTCACTTCCTTGggaaatgtttcttttgtcgatattttatattttaaattcaaggGGGACCCTAACTCGAAGGGTCGAAAATGCGTTCGCCTATCAAGCCTAACAAAGATACCAATCTGACAGAGAAGTGCTTCTAATTGTGCAAGTTAATTAGTACAATAATGTTTCGCGCTGTCGGGTTCGTCATTGAGATATTTTCATCTGGACAAGGACGCATAAAAAGCTAGGAAAGGAAAACAGGGAAAATACTGCTTCGAAAATGCCATAGTTCGACGAGTTATGCGAGTGGTTGCTCCTGGATCAAATTTACGATTCCACGacacgaatttttgaaaaggtcATTTCACTTTCGCGAACAAAAACATCCTTGCCTTGTTACTCGGtaacgtaacataaaacataaaatattgtgtacgtgctacttattaataaaacgaaagaaacttttggttCACCTTGAAGGTTCTGAAGAGTATGGTATCTACCTAGAGAGGAATTTCGTGGATCTTTCTATTTCGagttttgttctaattcgtaAATCTGGTGTACATCTCGGAATTGTTGTCGCCGCATTCTCGCGGCGACTTTTTCCATCCTGCAAGGTGTAGTTTAATAATAGCGCGACCGTGTACGGCACCCGCACTGTGGAAACGGACAGCAACGATCAGCCGTGGAACTTTTGTTTTCGTCACGCTGTATCGTTCTCGTAACGCGTTATGTATACATGTTGTCCTTGCAATTACATCTCGTGGAATATTTGTTCTACTTAacgatatttttctgtttcattccTCTGGATGTTTGTGAACATTCCCCTGAGCTTACCATTTCATGAgcgtatttttttcaatttcttcggtCAATTTATTTTGGTCCTCTCcagaaataatatatgatatcGATAGAAGGAAACGCGGAAGGAgggtacaataatataaatttgataaaataaggaaaaacAGATAGATGtacgtatttcaatttttttacgattaaaaatgCTAAGCATACATGTGGTACACGCGTCTCTGATTAGTATCGTAAATATGTATGTTGTTTTTTAAGAGATAAAcacaataaaacattaaataaaatgtttcggacgctttttatttttgaataaatgtttttaatgtacatttattatcgatataacGTCCCGCATCCGTTAATATTCGTCTGCGTGTAGTGTTGCGCCATTGTTTCGCATTAGTAATGGTAATCTTTGTCCCCTTCGTATTATCCGTCTTGATTCAATTCTCTGTTTCCGGTCGAGCAGCTTCCCACTGCTCTGGCTAATAATTCGAAGCATTTCTGGcatcgaaatattaaataaaatgaatggaTAAAGACTATTAAATCGTTCGATTTTGTAAGttgactttttttattttacaggaATATGCGTAAAAGTAAAGGGTGTCGCGGACACATGCTGGACAACCGACAAACAGGAAATGGATGACAGGGGCCAGTATAGAGAAGGAACTCAGACGGTCACGGGTcacgaagaatattttgaGACAAAGTATTATCTGGTTGGATCGGCTTCTGGTAAAATTCCAAATGAACATATGCGTCTATTAGTATTTCTCGCATAAAAAAACTATGCATTCGTCAAACTGTACTTAACAACCCCTTCTGTGCCTTCGCTAgtgtgtaataataaaaaatactatttttttgtttttttttaagtatacatCGATCTTATCTGTCGCAGATAGAATGGAATTGCCagaaaaagtaattgattGATTATCGAACGAATTGTACCGAAGGtttcaatgaatttctttctgttttcCAGGAGGTGAGATCGAGATACAAAGCGGCGAGCATAAGTTCCCGTTTCAGTGTGTTTTACCAACCAATTTGCCGAGCAGTTTCGAGTCCGATTTTGGGCATGTTCGATACACTGTCAAAGCGATATTGGATCGTCCCTGGAAGTTCGATCATGAAGTGAAGAGTCCCTTCACGGTGGTGCTACCCCTTGACCTTAATCTCGAATCGAGGGCTTCGGTAGGTTTCGTCAAGCTTTTGGTAAAAGAtaagcttgaattttatttttgggacaataaattttaaatatttctaataacatgtttctgtgttttattaaaatttgttttctttcaggAAAGAGTCCAGGAGGAGATGACTAAAACATTTTGCTGTTTATGCTGCGCGACTGCACCTTTAACAGTGAATTATTCGTTACCCGTCAGAGGCTACGTGCCAGGCCAGACGATGCCAATCAAACTCAACGTCGAAAATGCATCGAGTGTAACAGTGGACACTGTGAAACTCATCCTTTGTAAGGTATGCGGATATTACGTATGTTGATTTAAAGTAAGGTGAGATTTctctttctatttctatttataaaataattggaatTCCACTTGAGAGCTTTAAGCttgattttctcgagaaatttCACCTTCCTGTACGATAAGCGTTTACGTGGCGCAGACCATTTGAAGATAACGATGAATCGTGAAGTCTAGATCGTAACTTTCCGTGCAACCACACCGAGTACTGACACGAGAACAGAAGAGATCGTGGTCTCCGAAGTGGGCAAGGGACCTGTCGAAGGAGGAGGCAGCGCTGATTACGAACAGAATCTTGATATTCCGCCATTACCTCCGTCCAATCTCGCGAACTGTGGGATCATCGACTTGGAATACAATCTTAAGGTCGTGGCGTGTGTCTCAGGATGGTTAGTAACATATTACACTTCAAGATTTTAAGCGATTTTCAAGCGATACAAAATAGAAACCTCTCGCGTGCAGTTGCCAGTTGATTTTAATCTGACTTACAATTAATCTTAAACGCATCCTGAGGTCAAAAGAATTGGTTCGAGATTCGCTATTCACCTCTGACACTGTGACTCATGGATCTATTAAATGAGATCcttgaagaaaaatgattcacTGACTCGAAGAGTAGTGCAGAGAAAAATTACCTGCTATGCGAATAAATAACTTTGTTTCAGGTACTATCGAAATTTGTCAAAGAACACGTTAATTTTTGTGGGCACGGTGCCATTGGTAAATTATCAGACCCCAAGCGCTCCTCCTGCGGAAGCAATGAAACCGGAAGTTGGGTGGACGGCTCCCGATGGTCCAACATCGAATTTGTATCCTGATTTACGTAAGAATATAATACAACCTTTATTAAAAACGAATTACCTTTTAGTGTATTCcatttactttttacattacttcattttattttactttatcaaCTCTCGACTCAGATAATCATAACGAATTAAGAATCGAgggaaaaagtatataaaattagcaatgacttttgtaaaagtatacgattgataaattaatcttTCTTTGTATACCTTAGGAGAGAactaatttgaatatcatttgTTTAGCTCCACCATCGTACGAGGAGTCGACGAATGGTGCCAGAAGTCTTTGGGAACGTGGTGAATCCGACCACGTATTCGGTTTATCGAATCGTTTCGCGCCCAAATATCCTGTCTACAATTTCGCACCTGTTCAATGAACAACGAAACGAAGCTTTCCAAGGTTTCATTTGTAAACGAAAAGTCGTTTGTTTCACGACGCAGCCAGCAAAGCACTGTTTAGGGGCTTTATAACGATAACGAAGTTGAAAATTCACGTTAACCGTGGACATTATTCAAGCTGACAGTCTCAGTTTTtactataacatttttttattaaattcgtttAGAGTAGGAAATTGTTAGGTATTTCGAAACCAATGCTATGTAAAATACTCGAAAAGATTTTCACGTAAAACGTGAAtatgtaacaattttaatcattttttaatatggtTTTTTAAATGGCTTTTTAActataaagatattttacgaCTAGTCGAGCTTGAATTTGTTCTGGGAAATTTATGTGCCTCAagtaaacaaatgaatttggTCAATTAAGACGCACAgctcaaaatatttcatgtaaatgAGCAAAGCCTACAATTGTATATtgatataacaattttttttattaatatgtatatttttctacgaGTATTCGTAGATAGGAACTAGATTCAAAGCAATATTAATGCAAGATTATCGAACTGCCGCTATCACTATACAGGCTTTTGTGAGAATCTGCttgatcaaaatttttatatgtatatatattatatataaaataattatgtattattattacgtatacatgtatatgatactcgaaagaaacgaagaatttgAATGCAAACAAGatctgtatttatatttatcatgtTGTGAATAAAGCATATGTTTTTCATACAAGCTATTCGTCAAACTCTTATCTGTTTACACCATTCCACAATTAGTGTGTGCATATCAGTCTGTAAATCTGGTATTAGCTGATATTGCTCGATATGTAATTGATAGTGCCATCAGATTATTAGTAGCGaagtaattaacaataattaaataagagCGTTTCATAGGATCGAAAATGCTATCGCCatggataatttattaactttctgGGCATAATTCATTAACGTTGGCACTTGTAGAAGCTAGCCAAGACCTCTAGCAACATTTAGAGACCATTGTTGATACGAAACCGTTGATAATTCATTGCAAAAAGTACATCAAAGTAATTAGTTGTCTCAACGTAGATCCAGTTGGATAGGTCAAAAACGTGTCACGCGACGCTATAACTATCTAGCGGTGAGAAGATGGAACTAAAATTATCGACattacagaaaaaattaaaaaatacttacacaatctattttatttcgtttaatattaaacttgTAGTCATAAAACAAACACTGGgggattaaaattcattagtaGAAGTTAAAATaagcaaataattaaaatgtcggTAATTGATTgatagtggcgccatcggtggcaaaacgccaaagtttgtcctcgaatagttccaAACTTCAACGGATAGATGGCGctattggtttttttttatttaaaaaaacaagtaatttaagggttaaaaaaatggttttcattcaaattttaatatcacattgcTGGTTCACTTATTTGTTATTGcatataatgataaaaaaattttaacatgCAAGTGGCGCCAACTAGCAGTCAGAAGTG
This genomic interval carries:
- the LOC128879123 gene encoding synaptotagmin-4 is translated as MVGGVTEDGPLIRPVGVDSVSTTTVVVLCIGAACLLCAVAMTWWLCRRRREHTKLNSDKSLAFRPPHRKPKAVKSPGSTSHYLKKSPSPTGPAKSPPGSGGQTPSPTGSQSSNPYSQPRTPQGSGTPAQTPSGDVTLTIANERDKAEIENNEKVEREKNHTSENNKDNLGQLVFKLRCISEKNHTSENNKDNLGQLMFKLRYISEQNALGVTVVNCKGLPAREQNATSDPYVKLKLLPDKKHQVKTRVLRNTRDPVYDEDFTFFGISKDQLQKISLHFIVLSFDRYSRDDVIGELTCALSSVPGLDNVDNQEISLCRKICPRSLKIQSQGRGELLVSLCWQPNNSRLTVVVLKAQNLPKMDVTGLADPYVKIYLLYNNQRIDKKKTRVKKRTLSPVFNESFVFDIPNGADGLNNVSLEFMLLDWDRVTKNEVIGRLEFGGPDCQDSASNHWREVCSSPQRQIADWHKLRE
- the LOC128873929 gene encoding arrestin domain-containing protein 17, which gives rise to MGLKDFRITFDNPWSTYSPGQTVSGNIIVVLDSTKKIRGICVKVKGVADTCWTTDKQEMDDRGQYREGTQTVTGHEEYFETKYYLVGSASGGEIEIQSGEHKFPFQCVLPTNLPSSFESDFGHVRYTVKAILDRPWKFDHEVKSPFTVVLPLDLNLESRASERVQEEMTKTFCCLCCATAPLTVNYSLPVRGYVPGQTMPIKLNVENASSVTVDTVKLILCKIVTFRATTPSTDTRTEEIVVSEVGKGPVEGGGSADYEQNLDIPPLPPSNLANCGIIDLEYNLKVVACVSGWYYRNLSKNTLIFVGTVPLVNYQTPSAPPAEAMKPEVGWTAPDGPTSNLYPDLPPPSYEESTNGARSLWERGESDHVFGLSNRFAPKYPVYNFAPVQ